From Candidatus Zixiibacteriota bacterium, one genomic window encodes:
- a CDS encoding dockerin type I repeat-containing protein, producing MKTAITLLLALVLVFSPTAHLTAQEVVWDQTYGGDYRDNGHTIRTTLDGGYVLAGFSVSEPDSKVALIVIRLNSLGDTLWTRTFDGIVRNYPPISSFDIQCTPDGGFVIAGATDDAFDERDGYVLLLDNNGDSLWTCTVGGEGNDVFQSVLPLSDGNFLLCGSTNSFGAGDYDVYLVLVNEYGIAVRSTTYGGLGADIASTVKWVPGGDYVIAGSSGEQVLVLRVAPDGTERWLRTFGSDPMKAYGVAVTSDSGFIMAGARSFGFELPFSNGMAMKVDAQGDSVWTQVYDYFNSTLFEVHVGSDGHIYLGGSQNEYYWLSGMVLKTDALGNVIWHKDYQVTDDQWSTSSTSLDIGHLDIDGTVAQVGTNWHYDDISMNYQTYVAIIKDTAYTGYLLQKKIEPDTIFAAMAHTVDDYSIDIYLGDPADGYTVADVDIGSLSVNGGVLSVTVTILPSYPSFTGEVIQLSIPARDFVLSYGLLYDTSNQPFDISGSFLDGRQFDLNGTFVLVSHTSGDVDLDGKVTIADLTLLTSHLFLGGRLPSHEAGDVNLDDLVNVADLTRLVQMLFLGIP from the coding sequence ATGAAGACGGCAATAACACTGCTTCTTGCACTTGTCCTGGTATTTTCCCCAACAGCTCATCTCACGGCCCAGGAAGTAGTCTGGGATCAAACATACGGCGGTGACTACCGCGACAACGGACACACCATCAGAACCACGCTGGATGGCGGGTATGTCCTAGCTGGGTTCAGCGTTTCGGAACCTGACTCTAAGGTAGCGCTCATAGTAATTCGTCTGAACAGTCTTGGTGATACTTTATGGACTCGCACTTTCGACGGCATCGTACGAAACTATCCTCCGATATCATCCTTTGATATCCAGTGTACACCCGATGGCGGATTCGTCATTGCCGGAGCCACTGACGATGCCTTTGATGAACGGGACGGTTACGTACTCCTGCTCGACAACAACGGTGATTCACTGTGGACATGCACGGTTGGCGGAGAGGGAAACGATGTGTTCCAGTCGGTCCTGCCCCTTTCCGACGGCAACTTTCTGCTCTGCGGATCAACCAATTCATTCGGTGCGGGAGACTATGATGTTTACCTGGTGTTGGTCAACGAGTACGGCATAGCAGTTCGCTCGACCACTTATGGGGGCTTGGGAGCGGACATCGCAAGTACGGTCAAATGGGTCCCGGGGGGTGACTACGTCATCGCCGGATCAAGCGGAGAACAGGTGCTTGTGCTAAGAGTTGCACCGGACGGAACTGAGCGTTGGCTGCGGACATTCGGAAGTGATCCAATGAAGGCGTATGGTGTGGCGGTAACATCTGATAGCGGGTTTATTATGGCAGGTGCTCGTTCATTCGGTTTCGAGTTGCCCTTCAGTAACGGTATGGCTATGAAAGTGGATGCTCAAGGCGACTCCGTGTGGACTCAGGTCTATGATTATTTCAATAGCACCCTGTTTGAAGTCCATGTTGGCAGTGATGGTCACATCTATCTGGGTGGCAGCCAGAATGAGTATTACTGGCTCAGTGGTATGGTGCTCAAAACCGACGCCCTCGGTAACGTAATCTGGCACAAGGACTATCAGGTTACTGACGATCAGTGGAGTACATCTTCGACGTCACTGGATATTGGTCACCTTGACATTGATGGAACAGTTGCGCAGGTAGGTACTAACTGGCACTACGACGACATTTCAATGAACTACCAAACGTATGTAGCGATTATCAAGGACACTGCTTACACAGGTTATCTTCTGCAGAAGAAAATCGAACCGGATACGATCTTCGCTGCTATGGCTCACACTGTGGATGACTACAGCATTGACATATATCTCGGCGATCCGGCTGATGGATATACGGTTGCCGATGTTGATATTGGGTCTCTATCGGTAAATGGCGGGGTTCTTTCGGTCACTGTGACAATCTTGCCTTCCTACCCAAGCTTCACCGGTGAAGTTATTCAGTTATCCATTCCAGCCAGAGATTTTGTGCTCTCCTATGGCTTGCTATATGACACATCCAACCAACCGTTCGATATCTCCGGATCGTTTCTCGACGGTCGGCAATTCGACCTTAATGGAACATTTGTGTTAGTGTCTCATACATCAGGTGATGTGGACCTTGATGGCAAAGTAACCATAGCCGATCTCACCCTGCTCACATCTCATCTATTTTTGGGTGGCCGCCTTCCTTCCCATGAGGCAGGTGATGTCAATCTGGACGACTTGGTTAATGTGGCGGACCTCACGCGACTCGTGCAGATGCTCTTCCTAGGTATACCCTAG